A part of Vulcanisaeta moutnovskia 768-28 genomic DNA contains:
- a CDS encoding XTP/dITP diphosphatase, whose amino-acid sequence MRVFFVTSNKAKFREASLVLKEFGIDLLIDTNHRKVEIQSDNLEDIVSNALKEICNGNTGDYFVVEDDGLFINKLNGFPGPYSSYVYKTIGLTGILKLMSGVDDRTAYFKSVVGLCGPKAIIKLFTGVVYGNIAMEPRGSEGFGFDPIFIPSDYDKTFAELGIDIKNRLSHRAKAFRALGDWLLSIF is encoded by the coding sequence ATGAGGGTATTCTTCGTTACAAGTAATAAGGCTAAGTTTCGTGAGGCATCCCTGGTACTTAAGGAATTCGGCATAGATCTCCTAATTGATACCAATCATAGGAAGGTTGAAATTCAAAGTGATAATCTTGAAGATATCGTTAGCAATGCCCTAAAGGAAATATGCAATGGCAATACTGGTGACTATTTCGTAGTTGAGGATGACGGCCTTTTCATAAATAAACTGAATGGTTTCCCAGGACCGTACTCATCCTATGTCTACAAGACGATAGGGCTTACGGGGATCTTAAAACTAATGAGTGGTGTTGATGATAGGACGGCATACTTCAAATCCGTGGTTGGTCTATGCGGCCCTAAGGCAATTATTAAGCTATTTACTGGTGTTGTGTATGGAAATATAGCTATGGAGCCCAGGGGCTCTGAGGGCTTTGGCTTTGACCCAATATTCATACCGAGTGATTATGACAAAACCTTCGCTGAGTTAGGTATTGACATTAAGAATAGGTTATCCCATAGAGCCAAGGCATTTAGGGCCTTAGGTGATTGGCTATTAAGTATTTTTTAG